A window of Kyrpidia spormannii genomic DNA:
GTGATACCCTTTTTCACTGAACAAACGCTCGGACACCGCCAGAATCTGTTCCTTGCGCCCCCTTCGCGCCACGGCCTTCGCCTCCTTTCCACAGCTCCGATGCCAAGAAAGATTGTCAGATTGGCGTCACGAACAATTAACAATCGCTTGCTTGTTTTCATGATAATATAACGCAATTCGCGGTGTCAATCGCCCGGCTGGGTTCAGCGGCAACCGTCCATCCTCGCCCAATAAGAAAGGCCCCTGTCCGGGGCCAGGTCCATGGATCGCTGCCTTCATACAGGTTTGAACCCTTCGAAAGGCTGCCGACACCGGGTACAGTAATAGATCGCCCGGCAAGCCGTGGGTCCAAACAAGTTTTCCACTTCCGTTTCCGGAGCCCCGCAGAAGGGACAGGGCGGTTTCTCCCACCACTCGGCCATGGGAGGGGCAATGCCAAATGACGCCAAATGTTCCCGCCCCTCAGGGGTGATCCGCTCGGTTGTCCACGGCTCGTCAAGCACGTAGTCCACCTTCACCGGGATTCCGGTGGCGGACTGCACCTTATTCTCCACATCCCGGCGAATGATATCCAGGGCGGGGCATCCCACAAAGGTGGGCATCAGGCGTACCCGGACCTCATCCTCGCCCGCCTCCACGCTGTACACCATTCCCAGTTCGACGATACTGAGGGTCGGGATTTCTGGATCCTTGACCTCGTTCAGGGCCTGGCGCACCAAAAGCTCTTTTTCCTGAATCACAGCTTCTCACCCCTTTACCCCCTCAACTTTCTGCCCTTCACAATCTCGGGGAGCGGATCGTCTTTCACCAAGTCGCCGCCGGATCCATCCGGTACACTTCGCCCATCGCGTCA
This region includes:
- the paaD gene encoding 1,2-phenylacetyl-CoA epoxidase subunit PaaD, with the protein product MIQEKELLVRQALNEVKDPEIPTLSIVELGMVYSVEAGEDEVRVRLMPTFVGCPALDIIRRDVENKVQSATGIPVKVDYVLDEPWTTERITPEGREHLASFGIAPPMAEWWEKPPCPFCGAPETEVENLFGPTACRAIYYCTRCRQPFEGFKPV